Part of the Paroedura picta isolate Pp20150507F chromosome 3, Ppicta_v3.0, whole genome shotgun sequence genome is shown below.
CAGCTAGGAAGGCTAATGCGATATTCGTCTGCATGGCTCGGAGCACCATAGAATCTAGACCGGAGCAAGGGAAGTTTGCCTGTGGGTCAGCTTTTCCCCTCGTTTCGTGCGGGAAATGGCGTCTGTGGCCAAATGGCCCCTGCAGGCATCTTGTTTGGCAACTGAGGATGCAGAATCTTCTCAGCTGGCCCAAGCCCTGAGCTGCTAGAACTCCTGGAGACCACCTCTCTGGGTTTATTCCACAGGCTGCTTGGGAGTTAGCGGTGTCCATGTCTGGCCCTTTGCAACCCCAGATTCCCTCTTTCTGCGTCTACAAAGAGTGTCCTTCCGATTAAAACTTAGAAGACTCACCAGTGTGGGAGTTTGGCAGCGTGGGCAGCCCCCGTGCTTTGAAGGCCCGGCAACcagggagaggggtgtgtgtgcaaaaCCCAGATTAGTCTCGCGATGCTGATCTTCTCCAGAGCCCTGCACGCAGCAGGCAAGCTCTTTTCTCAGGGGTGGGGCTCCCTCAAGGTGGCCAGTGCTGGGTGTGACTTTGAAACCTGGGGCCCACTCACAGAGAAGCCCCTTTCTTGCCCCACAGATGGCTTCCGCAAATGATACTCGGCAGGCGCCGAAAGATGCTGCTGACCAGAATTTTGACTACATGTTCAAGCTGTTGATCATCGGCAACAGCAGCGTGGGGAAGACCTCCTTCCTCTTCCGGTACGCGGACGACTCGTTCACCTCGGCCTTCGTCAGCACCGTGGGCATCGACTTCAAGGTCAAGACTGTGTACCGGAATGAAAAGAGGGTCAAGCTGCAGATCTGGGTAAGAGGCAGGGGTCTTGGCAAGGGAGGGGCCGAGGCTGAGGccagacccccttccccccccctccgtggggCTGTGAGGAGTCTGCAGCACGGCCGGCTAATGACCTGTGCCCCAGCAGCCCGGTGGATGGTGGGAGATTGATTGTGAAgtcgcttcccctccccaccccacctcccggGGGGGAAATGGTAGCCCATCTTCCTGGCCTCTGAGGTTTCATCAGGTATGGCCAAGACACTTCCAAGCATATCTGGGCAGTAACAAGAAAgtaccttttcagaaataaagGAAGAGTGTGATCTCTGCCGCTTCCTGCCTCGCCTCTGAGGCTGGTGAGGGAGATCTTtgcagggggtgggcagggcaggaggagggggcctTTCAAGCCCCAAGCATTCATCGGGTCCCTGGAATGGGCTGTCCCCACATTGAGAAGAAACGTCTCAGGCAGGATTATttttgaaatcatagaatcatagaatcatagagttggaaggggccacataggccatctagtccaaccccctgctcaacgcaggatcagcccaaagcatcctaaaacatccaagaaaagtgtgtatccaacctttgcttgaagactgccagtgagggggagctcaccacctccttaggcagcctattccactgctgaactagactcctagaatcatagagttggaaggggccatacaggccatctagtccaaccccctgctctacacaggatcagccctaagcatcctaaagcatccaagaagagtgtgcatccaacctttgcttgaagactgccagtgagggggagctcaccacctccccactgctgaactactctgtgaaaagttttttcctgaatgccttttttgtttttggtgcACACTGAAATAGGCATGAGGCAGATCCGTGGTTAATTTAAAATCAAaatgtctggagagccagctgAGGACTGGAGCCCTTTGAAAGACCATGTGTCCCTCCCCAGCAGCACCTGCCAGGTGGAGAGGGAAGCTATCTGTCAACCTGTGTGACAGTCCTGTGTAAACACCAGGTGGAaaggcagcttggcagggggtAGGTGCTGACGTGGGCCACAGAGGTCACCAAAGGAGCTGGAGAGAGGAGCGGGCTCCAGGTGTGTCGTCTTCCCCAGGGGCAGGAGAGCGGGGAGTCACTGAGAAGAGAAGCCAAGGCCTGTGTGGGTGCACACCTGAGGGCCATGTGGGCAGTGTGGGACAGAGCGGAGACTCCTGCCCCAGAGATAAATGTTAGATATGTTTCAGGTGGGGACCATGATTCTCAGCATTGGCATGCTCTCCATGCTGCCTGAGGACTGGGCGTCTGCCGCCATGAGCTTTTGGAGATGGTGGCGCACAGATGGTGCTCTCCTTTGGTGCTTGCTGGGGCCAGTTTGGGGCGGTGGGCTTGCAGGACACCTCCCTGCCTTAGTGCTTGCTGGGAGACTATGGTGGGACACAAGGTGCCTGTCCTGGCTGTGTCACAAAAGGCCCTTGTCACAATTTTGAGAGTATTAAATCAGCCAGGTATCAATTTttgaattttttggggggtgggggtgggggtaccaAAGTGGctaatgtttgggtttttttggggaccACAGGATAGCCAGAGTTCAAAGGCaattaaagggattgcagtcctTTGAAATACCTTTGGGCTCCCCCCGCCTTTGAAAGCAAGggtggatgggggcaccttctttgggagcccatagaattctaccccctggtccaatcttttttaaccttggggtttctttttttttaggagaggcaccagcagctgtgCTCAGAAAACAACCCCCAATTGTCCCTTGTACCTTTATAGGCTACAATGGTGCTGAAAAGatttgggtttcccaaatgttcaCTGCATCCAAATGCCGCACCAGTACTTGGAGTCTAGAATGTTGGGAAACGTTGAGCTTTAGAGGGTTCAGTGtaccccagctccccccccccccccggcaacaccactgttgagttttctgcCCGCCCCTGAAGGGGTGGGTTGGCTCCTtcctgctctgctgctgctgctgctgtggggtGTTGGCGGAAGCGGGAACAGCAGCCTCCCCTCGGGCCCCAGTGTGGGGCTCCTAATGTGGGGCTCGTGGCCTCTCCCTCGGGTGTTCTGATGCTTGCAGGACAAAGCCCCGACAATCAGCCATTAGCTATGCAGCAgagccagccccccaccccccttggtgGCCCCATGACCAAGCTCCACTCTGCATGGCTGtcaaatggctgccagccctccctgaagcacacgcacacacacaacctAACAGCAGGtcagagaacccccccccaacccccaagtCTGCTCTGTGGCAATGGGGAGCTcctgggctgggaggggaggttgggggggaggCCTCTGGTTCCCAGGGCCTCCGTGGGCTGGGGCTATGCGTTTTTCCTGTGCCCCGCAAGGAGGATTGTGATGCTTTGTGGGTTGTGTTTCCTGTCCTGAATGCCCAGTGTCCTGTGCGGTATGAATCCCCCAggccaagggggggaggggagggtctctcTCCATCCCAGGCCGGTCTGGAAAGTGCACAGGCCGGCGGCCTTGACTGGATCCTGAGTGGGTggactgtgggtgggtgggtggccagcTGGGGAGCAGTCTGGGAAGTAAAGCTGCCCGTGGAAGCGGCCATGGGGGGGGGTCCTCGAACATGGCCAAGGATGTGACTTCAcgagccccctcccctttggaaGCCAGAGGTGACGAGCACGTGGGGTGGTCTGTGATGGAGCTGAGCAAGGGGCCTGGTGGGCGGCCGTCTTCTCCGCCTTCCTTTCCAGGGGTTTTGCCTCCCCATAGAGCTGGGCCCTGGGAGAGATTGGCATGGCTCTTCTGACCCCCTCCTCacgtccctctcttcctccctcaagGACACGGCAGGGCAGGAGCGATACCGGACGATCACCACGGCCTACTACCGGGGGGCCATGGGCTTCCTCCTGATGTACGACATCTCCAACCAGGAGTCCTTCAGCGCTGTACAAGACtggtgagggatgggggggggggggctgggatggAGACTCTCTGGCACCAGGCCGCTAGCAGACCGCTTGCACCCCCCCAGAACGGCCAAGGTGGGTGGGCTCAGGTGCCTGCCCCAGGTGCAGAGGCCTCCTCTGGGTCTGCCGAGTTCTCTTCCAagcaacctccttcccttcccttccccttccccttccccttccccttccccttccccttccccttccccttccccttccccttcccctcctccctccctccctccgttccttccttccttccttccttccttgtcttgTGCCAAACCTTCAGCCTGGTCCACAGACCTCGAAGAAGAAAGCCTGTTGGCTGCTTTCTGACAATTTGTTTGGGCCTAATAATGCCGCTGACCTTTTCCTGGCTGGCTGAAGGGCCTCAGTGTCGTGCAACTCCCAGGGTCATTCAGCGTGGCCATGGGGGCCGTATCCACAGAAGGACTACCTGCACCTCTGTCAAGTCAGCACTTCACCTCCACCATTTCCCTCTCTCCACCAGGCCTGTTTCCCTTAAGTTCGTAATTGTTAAATACTGTTAAATCAATTGTTGCGAACTAATAAATCCCAgcattaatttgtttttaagagccagctagatgtaagcaaggacttctaatctggtgagacgggtttgattcctgctcctcccctgcatgcatccagctgggagactttgggccactcacagcaccgataaagctgttctgaccgagcagtagtctcagggctctctcagcctcacccacctcacagggtgcctgttgtggggagaggaatggcaaggcgacgggaagccgctttgagactccttcagggagagaaaagcggcatataagaaccaactcttcttcttcagtaacctcagggctctctcagcctcccctccctcacagggggtctgttgtggggagaggaatgggaaggtgactataagctgctatgagactccttcgagtagagaaaagcggcatataagaaccaactcttcttcttcttcagtaatctcagggctcgctcagcctcccctccctcacagggtgtctgttgtggggagaggaaagggaaggcgactgtaagccgctttgagactccttcggggagagaaaagcggcacataagaaccaactcttcttcttcttcagtaatctcagggctcgctcagcctcccctccctcacagggtgtctgttgtggggagaggaaagggaaggcgactgtaagccgctttgagactccttcagggaaagaaaagtggcatataagaaccaactcttcttcttcttcagtaatctcagggctctctcagcttccccacccttacacggtgtctgttgtgggaagggaaggcgactagaagcccctttgagactcctttggggagagaaaagcgggatataagaaccagctcttcttctttctcagtaatctcagggctctctcagcctcccctccctcccagggggtctgttgtggggagaggaaagggaaggcgactgtaagctgctttgagcctccttcagggagagaaaagcggcatgtaagaaccaactcttcttcttcttcagtaatctcagggctctctcagcttccccacccttacacggtgtctgttgtgggaagggaaggcgactagaagcccctttgagactcctttggggagagaaaagcgggatataagaaccagctcttcttctttctcagtaatctcagggctctctcagcctcccctccctcccagggggtctgttgtggggagaggaaagggaaggggattggaaaccgctttgagtctcttcgggtagagaaaagtggtatctaagaacccaccctcctcctcctccttcttctcagtTCCTAGCCTTTTGATGCTGTTGCAGGCTTCCCCTTCTTTAGCACTTGAAAGCGGAGCATgagtagcttggggggggggctgcaccccTACTGGTCCACAGAGCTTCCTTGCAGACCAGGCTTGGGGCAGACCagggcaatggggagggggacctgGGGCCGGGGCAGAAAACAGGGCAATGTGTGCTGTGCAGACGCTGAGGCAAAGGGCagcatcttttttggggggggcggggggggcgacATCCCTCTGGCTGGGTGCTGTGCTGGAGCTGCATGGCCCACCTGTCCTGCTTCCTTCCCGGTTCCTCCCTAGGGCGACCCAGATCAAGACTTACTCCTGGGACAACGCTCAGGTGATCTTGGTGGGGAACAAGTGTGACCTGGAGGACGACCGAGTGATGCCCACAGAGGAGGGCAAACGGCTGGCCGATGAACTAGGTTGGTCCTGCCGCCCCACATGGCTccagagcagccccccccccctccaccaccaccaatgcaTCTTTTGCTTTCCAACTCCTTGTGAGTTTATTTTTGGGTCTCTTCCAGGTTTTGAATTCTTTGAGGCCAGTGCCAAGGACAACATCAATGTCAAGCAGGTCTTTGAGCGGCTGGTGGACATCATCTGCGAGAAGATGAACGAGAGCCTCGACGGCAGCCCCGGCTCAACGGGCAGCAACCACAAGGCCTCGGCCCTCCACGAGGCCCCTCCGGCCCCGTCCAGCAGCTGCTCTTGCTAGAGAGGACTGGGCTGCCCTCGGGACACTGTGTCCTCTCCCGCCCTCCAGCCACAGCAGGGCGACTGGTTTGACACCAGTTGGCAGCTCTGCCTCCTTTGCCCCTGGAAATGCCTCTtggcctctgccagcatgtgcccAGGGCCCCGTCTTCTCCTGCATAGCATGATGGGCCCATTCGGGCAGGGAAGCATGATTTCTGCACCCACGCACACACTCTGCCGCTCAGGAGGTGTGGATGCAGCGTCAGGGAAACCTCCTGACCTCCTCCGAGAGCCCGTGGAATCGCAGTGGGTTGACCCTGCTGGCTGTGCGGCCAGGCAGCTCTGCTAAGTGCCTGCCGGGATGTTCCTGCACCCGCTTCTCCATGACTGAACCAATAAATCCAGTGGCTGTTTGGTGACGGGCGGGTGTCTTCCTTCTCCAGGCTCTTGAGAGGCAGCCGGGCACAGGTGGGGCTGCGAAGTGCCGCTGGGGAGGCACACAGGAGattaggggtgggggaggagagactgCTGGGCCTGGGCTGTTCTCACCCCACTTCCAGAGCTGCTTTTCTGAAGTGGGTCCTTTGGGGGGCAGGGAATTCATTCTGTTCGTTTCCAAGGAGGACTTCCAGTCTGAGAGTTGACCAAGCCAAAGGCCCAAACAACATGAAATGTCTGTCCACAAGTGGGCTGGgggcttcccccacccctcatgcagccagagggtggctgtggggagcTGGTTTCCTTAAGTGCCGTAGGGCCCGGTTCAGGCAGGGGCCAAAGGGGCTGGTACCTCCTGCCACTGTTCTCCTGTCCAGTCCCAACACGGGGAGATAAGTACCCCAAAGACTACAGGGCCATTTTGGGCAGGTGGTGGTCCCGATCCAAATCAGGCCCTGCTGCCCTTGGGCTGCAGTCTAGCTGCAGGGAACGTGTTGGTCATCATGATGCCTAACCCTGACCTGACCCCCGCCCCCCTTGTGCTCAGATGGGGGCTGTTGCATTTGGACCATGATGCAATAGCTTGTCTATCAGCCTGACTTCTCTGAGGCCTGGGCTGGATGGAAAAGGAAATCAAAGGAACTGGAAGCCATGCTGTCCAGCGCCCTCAGCTTACCTGGAGAATGGCTCCCTGGTCTGTTTAGGGCTGCTTCTCCCCTGGCCCGAATGAAGCAAGCCCTCCTCTGCCGGGGATCTCCAcgctgggggttggggagggactttCCCCAAGGGCCGCAGAGCTCTGGTCTCACGACACCCACCCGGTCATCGGCTGCTGGGGTGCTGAGAgtgctgcggagggggggggatcagttggGCCCTTGGCCAGCTGTGGGTCCTTCTGAGAGGGTgtctttcccaaccaggattctgATTTGCTCCTCGTGACTTGGGTGAAGGGACGAGGCCTCCCCAGCCCTCCTGAGGAGGCAGAGGTGGAGGGTGCTTGTTGCAGCTCCAGGGAGAACCCCGGTTTACattatcatggggggggggtccttgggaAGGAATGTCTCAGTGTCTCTCTGTCGGGACATCAAAGGGGCTGCAGCAGAGCTTCTCCTCCTGCGGGCTCTGCCTGTGcctgcccaccccttcctgtCTCTGGCATTATCATTGTCAACCTGCCCAGCCCCTCCCACCTCTAgtcttcatagaattatagagttggacgggacctccagggtcatctagtccaacctccttgtTTCCAATGCCAGCCATGAGCAGCCAGTctgtgaagggctgtcatagagaagatggagcagagttgttttctgtagccccagagagtcaggccagaaccaatggattgaaattaattcaaaagaattttcagctaaacttccggaagaagttcctgacagtgagagcggttcctcagtggaacaggcttcctcgggaggtggtgggtactcctttggaagttttaaagcagaggatagctagctatctgacagaaatgctgattctatgaacttaggccgATTGtgcgtgggtgggcaggaagggatgtgccagtgtttgtcttttgtggcccttccttgtatccCCAGTGGATTGCTGGTTACTTCTGGGATGTGTATTTCCCCCAGGCCATACTGAAACCTGGAGATTTATGGgcttgaaattggggtcactgtgggtgggtaggtagttgtgagttcctgcattgtgcagggggttggactagattactctggagatcccttccaactctgtgattctacaggCATGTCCCAAGAGGCACAGGAGCCAAGGGTTGTGCCATGACCTTGGACCTGATCACAGGTTTTCAGTAACGTGATTATTAAAATGTGTATATCCCACCCTTTCCCTCTGGATCAGGACTGCTAACAATGCCCCTCCACTCTCAAGGGGCCTTCCTCTCTCAGACCTTGATGCCTCTGATctttagggggggggaggcagagcccATGGAGAAGAAGACGATCAGGTTCCTAGGCATGGTTGCCAGATGCCTGATGGagtctgcagaaggaaaaaacaCAAGGCAATGATGTGTAGTAATCCTCTCTATTTAATTAAAGTCAAAATAAAGAGTCAACCAGAATGGGATCCTATGTTAAATGACCCACTTTCTGTCAGCaaccacactggcagtcttcaagcagcagctggacagatcctgccttgaacagggggtgggactagatagcctgtgtggccccttcccattctaggattatATGAGTTTAGTTCTGTAGTGaaatgggctacctaaggaggtggggtgctccccctcactagaTGGTcccttctaggattctatgaattggATCTTTTTTAAACTCTAATTTTCCCTGTAACATGTCCAGATCTTTCAGTTATTTGCAGTTTGCTTATTGTCCACAAAGGAGACAAAAAAGGAGTGACAACTAATCTCACAAAACTCATAAACTAGTAATCCAAAACATTGTAAACCTACAAAAATAACGTAGAATATCCAATTAAAAGCATAGCTGGATGAAGCTTTTCATTCCAGTCCAGGTTCCGATGTGGCCATAGGTTAGAGGCGGCCTTACGAAGACCACCCAGAGAGTGCATATTTGACCTGCTCTCCAGCAGCGGCACTGGCTACTGAAGggattccagatcaggtttaagataCTGGCTTTATCCAGTCTGGGACCAGTGTGcccgagggaccgcctctccaagTGTATCCTCTGAGGAGCATCACGCTCTGCAGATCCTCGCCTGAGGGAAAGAGAACATCGCCATCCGATCCAGGCCTCTGGGAGCTGACCATGTTCaggagggcctgcaaggtggcgCTGTTCCGCCAGGCTGATGGTCAAGGCCAACAGAAGCCCAATGGGAAGCCAGAACCACATTAAATCTGTGCCAGAATTATTCTGCCCCAGAGGTCAGTCCTGGGGCACTCAAGTGGGTTTTTAGGTTAAGAATTTTTAATAACTATTTTTGAATGTTTGTATATCTGGTTTTATTGAtgataactgccctgagccagttcaaggaagggagggacaatAAATCTAAATTCATTcataaggatgatgatgatgatgccagaTTGCCTCTTTGTCACTTGTTTAAATAAACGGCAACATTTCCTCTGCGACTTTCCCTTCGGGTAGAAAGTTACAGTTTGAGTCCCGCGGCAGGAacccaaccaagtttaattcggGTGTCATTAAGAGGGGATTCTTGTGCCCACGGAAGCGTCTGCGGAGAATCAAACGTGGTCGGTGCCTGTCCAGGCTCCGactgggttctgctgcttcgCGGCACCCCAGGAAGCGTCTcacctgatggggggggggggttgcccttgAATACTATTGCCCCAGAGAAGGGGGGCAAAGGTCCCGGCTGGAGGCATGCAGCAGCCGGGGCAGGAGATGGGCATCCGGCCCCAAAGGCTGCAGCGCGCCTTCCCGCGGGGGCTCCTctggcctgcggggggggggggtgccggtgGCAGGGACCAGGCACAACTCTGGCCGTCCTCTGCTCCGCCGGCGTTCTGCCTATGCTCAGAGGGGCCCTGACGTCAGGGCGAGTCCGGCGGAGAGGCGGGCCCGgcaggccccgcccccgcccccgcccggcCTCGCTCGGCTCCGGCCAGCTGGGCtgcagggcggcggcggcggcggcggagcagAAGGATGGCGGCGGTGACGGCTCCGGAGCGGCGGGCATTTGCGCACCGCATCAACCGGTGAGCCAGCCAGGCAGCCGCGTGCGGGGCGGATCGGGGCCCGCCGGGGAGCACAGCGGGCGGgcacgccccctccctccccccctccctccctccggagcGCCCCTGTGGCCGGGGGGGGTCTCCACGTGCTCCTCTGCCGGGCCCGCGGAGGGCTCAGCCGCGCGACGCCGCAGGAGACGGACAGCTTCCCTCGCCGGCCGGATGCCcggggaggagcagcagcagcagcagcagatgcagGGCGGGATGGAGCTCCGCGCCGCGAGGGAGATGGGCGGCCTCTTTCCCAGCCGCTCCTTTCCAGCTGCCCGGGCTTCCCGCAGCTGGGGCCGGTCGCGGAGGTCTCGCtcgggaaggaagaaggaaggaaagaaagaagggaagcggcggtggcgggcgggagggaggggggggcgctgaccgcccccccccccggctccctgcctggctggcCTCTGGAGCCCCGAGCGGCGCCTCGGCCCCGCgccagggatcccccccccccacccggaggGCGGCAAACCCGCGATCCGTCTCCCGGCCGCCCAGGGAGGAAGGGCGGGCAAGGGCGGCAGGCAGAGCGCTGGGGGCCCCCATCCCTGGACGTGGCTTTCCCGGAGCACCTGCGAGGCGGCAGCATGAGTCAGCGGCTGCAGCTGGGGGGTCCAGGAGGCAAACGGGGCGGGCAGAAGGAAAAGCAGCTCTTCAAATGTACAACCCAAAAACCCGCCGCCTTCCCCTGTTGGAATTCTTCAGCCATAGGATGGAAGCGCCAAAGGATTCACagaatcgcagagttggaaggggccatacaggccatctagtccaaccccctgcccaacgcaggatcagcctcaatcatagactcatagaatcacagagttggaaggggccatagaggccatctagtccaaccccctgcccaacgcaggattagccctaagcatcctaaagcatccaagaaaagtgtgtatccagcctttgcttgaagactgccagtgagggggagctccccacctccttaggcagcctattccactactgaactagactcatagaatgatagagttggaaggggccacacaggccatctagtccaaccccctgctctgcgcaggatcagcccagagcatcctaaagcatccaagaaaagtgtgtatccaacctttgcttgaagacggccagtgagggggagctcaccacctccttaggcagtttgaTTCTAGTTTGAAGCTGCAGTTAAcagtttctggagatttgggggtgtcgCCTGGGAAAGGGACTGGGCAGGGTGGATCCCCCAAAGCCCTCTGTGGTGTGGCAGGCCAGTTCTCGTCCCAGCAGTCCCCACCGACTCAGGCAAGTCAGTTTTGCTTCTGGTActcagtactccccccccccaacaaagttTGAATAGGACAAGCTAGGATTCCTGGGCAGAATGTGTGCTTAATTTTATTTTCCCCCCACATATAAAACAATACAACATTTATATGACTCCAGTACAATTCTTATGGATACTAATTGGGAAAACGGTGTTTAGTAGTAGAACTGGCAGCAGAGTCCATCCATTTTGGTTAATTCTGTGAAATAATGGCTTGAATCCGCTCTACAATAGAGGGAGGTGTCTCTCTTCCACATCCATAGAAGAGAAATGTTGCTACCTCCTGATGTGGCCTCTGAAGCCCTCTGAAATTCTTTGCATGGGGGAACCCCCAGCCCCAGAATAGCTTAAGGGGGTCAGCAAGAATCATCTCTCCTTATCCAGCTGCAAATCTTAGGTGGGGACTAGCCCATTTACTCATTACAAGTGGAATATTTTCCACAGGGAAAAATAAAGCACTGTATATTCTTCTGTGCGGAATTCTATGCCCCACAAAAGCTCTGTAAAGCATGGGGAGTGTGGGCTTGCCCCTTTGCCTTCCTCCACTcgaaagcttgaataaatctttgatggtctgaaaggtgatcctggactctgatttcactgTTTTCAAATGACCATTTCCCTCAAGTCCTGTCTGGCAAAAGAATTTGTGGAAATCCTGTCTCCAGTGTGACCCATCCCCCAAAGGCCAGCaggatgtgtgtgcatgtgtgagtcATTCATGCTTGCAGAACACACTCTTGGTTTTAATTTTGAAATTTCAACTCATGGAGATTAGGCATCTTTGGGAGATGTTTTATCTTTCATAGGTAAacgctttaagatgctttgggaggatcctgcgttgagcagggggttggactagatggcctgtacggccccttccaaatctgattctatgattcgaacaTGAGAACTGGCTAAGAGTGGCAACtcc
Proteins encoded:
- the RAB3D gene encoding ras-related protein Rab-3D; this translates as MASANDTRQAPKDAADQNFDYMFKLLIIGNSSVGKTSFLFRYADDSFTSAFVSTVGIDFKVKTVYRNEKRVKLQIWDTAGQERYRTITTAYYRGAMGFLLMYDISNQESFSAVQDWATQIKTYSWDNAQVILVGNKCDLEDDRVMPTEEGKRLADELGFEFFEASAKDNINVKQVFERLVDIICEKMNESLDGSPGSTGSNHKASALHEAPPAPSSSCSC